The Erythrobacter sp. Alg231-14 genome has a segment encoding these proteins:
- the grxC gene encoding glutaredoxin 3, with protein MPTIDIYTKFTCPFCVRAKRLLSQKGVEFNEFDISMGGPKRDEMVARAPQARTVPQIFIGDTHVGGSDELAALEASGKLDALLAG; from the coding sequence ATGCCAACGATCGATATCTACACCAAATTCACGTGCCCATTTTGCGTGCGCGCCAAACGCCTTTTGTCGCAAAAGGGGGTCGAATTTAACGAGTTCGACATTTCGATGGGCGGACCAAAACGTGACGAGATGGTTGCCCGCGCGCCGCAAGCTAGGACTGTGCCCCAGATATTCATTGGCGACACCCATGTTGGCGGTTCGGATGAGCTGGCCGCGCTTGAGGCGTCGGGCAAGCTTGACGCGTTGCTGGCAGGCTAA